ATGGATATCCTTCCGTTTTTTTGCTTTGGTATCGGGTACAAGATCGCCCGGCGTTTTACCATGGCCAAGAAGAAGAAGTTCCATCTTGGAGTCGCCTTTTTCCTGATGGGGAAGGCTGTTCTGGGAATCTGTCTTGACGTCTATCTTGGTGTCGTCTGCCAGTTTTACGATGAGAAGGCGTCCTACGTATCTGTCATCGTTCTTGTGGCGGCCTTGCTTTTTACGGTCAACATGTTCCGCAGGAAGGTCAAGGACAAGTTTGCGACAAACGGCATGTTGCCTATGGCCATTGCCCTGTTGGCGGAACAGCAAATCTGGATGATGTAAGAAAGGCGGGACTGAGCCCGCTTTTTTTATTGAAGATGGGTGGGCGGGGCGCCGGCGCTATTCTTGATGGCAGCCTGCTTGGTAGCCACGATCTTGTCGGCAATGGCGCGGGCCTTTTCCGTAAGCCACAGCCATGAAGTCGTTGCTTCACTGTAGTCCGCTTCGCCGTACATCTGCACACGGCCATCGCGGCGGAGTGCGTCCACCTGGCGCATGCCCTTTACGTCGCCCTTGGGGTAAACGGCAAAGGTGCTTCCGCCATTGTTGTTCAGGATGCTGAAGGCGGGAACGTCACTGGGACCGTCGGCGATGTATACCATGTTCTGGAAGGGAACGCGGCGCACTTCTCGTGCGATAGAGGAGTTGACGTCGATGGTTTCGGGGTACTTGTTGCTGCCCTTGTTGATTTCGAAGATGTAGCGGGTCTTGGAAGTGTTGTCCAGGGCGCTGGCGATCTGGGAAATTTCGTTTGCGGATACTTCGTTTGCGTTAGGGACGTTCCCTGCTGCGTCCTTTGCATCCAGAAAACCGGGTTGCAGTACTTCTTCGATGAATTCACATCCAAAAATTCCATCTACAAAGGGGGCGATGGCGCTGCCACGGATCGTTTCGGCAAAACCGGTACTGACCACGTAATGTTCCAGACGGATGTCGAAGGCCTTGTATTTCGGATCTTCTTCAATCAGCTTCTTGATTTCGCCGAAAAAATCGGGAAGGCCCGGGTAAAAGGCAAGTTCCTTGCCGAAGCTACGGAGCATCTTGTTGGAAAGTCCCTTGAACAGCCCCGCCTTCACATAGGTCAAGATGTGGTTCAGGTAGCTGGTGTCGGAATTGACGGAAATTCCCTGGGCGGCGTAGTGGCTTTTTAGGGCGTTCACTTCTTGCCAGAACTTGGCGCCGTCAACGTTGAAATGACGGAATAGGGGTTCCTGCATGTAAGAGCTGATGAGCGTCTTGTCGCAGTCCCATACCATGGCGATGATGTTCTGTTCAAAAGCGGAATTTGCCATATTGACCTCGTTCCTGTCCACCTATTTGGTGATGAAGAAACTTTCGGGGTTGATGGAGTTGCCCGACAGTCGGATTTCGTAGTGCAGGCCGAGGCTCGTTTCGCGACCGCTTTCGCCGATGAGGGCGATGGGTTGACCGCGTTTTACAAAGCTTCCCTGGGGGACAAGGGATTTCCCTAGGTGGGCGTAGAAGGAACGGACGCCCTTCACATGCTCGATTTTCATGGACAGGCCAAAACCGCGATGGTTGCGGACTTCCATGACGGCACCTGCACCTGTCGCATAGACGGTGTCCCCTTCGACGGCCACGTAGTCGATGCCGCGATGGGGCAGTTGTCTGTCGGTAAAGGGATCGTAGGCCATTTCAAAGCGTTTCTTGACGGCGTGTTCACCCTTCATGGGGTGAAGTACGGGCAGCTTGGCGGCCAGGGCGGAATCGTTTTCCAGGGCGTTCAGCAATTTGCGGAAAGTGGTTTCCAGTTCCATCAGGCTCTTGCGCTTGCGGGCGGCGCGTTCTTCGTCGCTGGTGGTTTCCAGGGTGAATCCCAGACCTCCCATTTTCAGGGTGCTGTCGCGGAGAAGCCTTGTTTCTTCGGCCTTGAGGATGGAAGAGTCTACGGAGGCGCGGACGGCTACCAGTTCCTTTTCGATAGCTGCATTCTGGCGATAGACATTCGTTACGTTTCCGCTTGTTATGTTATCCATAATGCGGACGGGAGAGAACATGATAAAGCCTGCCACGGCGGCACAAACGCTCAATACAGAGAGTATGGCCCCTAGGAGGGATACGCTGTAGCTCTTACCCGAGGTGGTCTTGCTGGGGAATACATGGATTTCAAGTTTTTTCACCGTCGATACGCTCCCGCAAGGAATTGATTTTGCGCTTATGTTCTTCGATGGCGCCGAGTATTTCTACCACGGACGGGTCGTCCTTGATGGCGGAAAGAAGGTCGTCACGGACGGCTCCGTGAAGTTTCTGACCCAGTGCCTGGAAGCGGTTTTTGAGCCTAGATTCCTCGGCTGCCAGTTCTACCCGCAAAAGTGCGGTAGAGGCGAAGTTCATAGCCGAATTTTTAAGCTTATTTAAAGGAATTTTACTCATAAGATGATTTCCAATGTCTGTAAAAAAATTAGTTTTTTATCCGTATAAAATTTGGAGAAATACCATGAGTCGTCGCGATCGTAGACACGCTAAACAAGAAGTCAAGAAGTTCACCCCGAACAAGAAGAACGCACTGGACCCCAAGATTATTGCTGTACTTGGAGCTCTCGCCGTAATCTTCTTTGTTGGCACCATGCTAATCCAGAGAGGCTAAGATGAAGTTCGATATTAAGAAGTCCGACCTGCAGGAAGCTCTGCAGACTGCCATTACCGCAATTCCCAACAAGTCTACTCTTCAGATTCTGAACAACTATTCTCTTCGTCTCGAAGGAAACATCCTGGAAATTTGCGCAACCGACTTGAACCTTGGTGTCAGGACCAAGCTGGAAGTGAACGGCGAACGTGATGGCGAAGTCGTGATCAACGCCCGCAAGTTCTCTGACTTGATCAAGGCTCTTAGCGATCCCGCTATCGAAACCATCAGCATCGATGTCCAGGATTATCTGGCTCGCATCAAGTGGAGCGAACGCGGTCAGGCTTCTATCATGGGTTTTGACGCTGGTGACTTCCCTCCGTTCCCGGAAGTGGAAGGCGACAGCCTGAACTTCGCTGCAAGCGAACTTGCATTCCTCGTCGAAAAGACCGCTTTTGCAACTTCCAACGATTCTGTCCGCATGAACCTGAATGGCGTGTTCTTCGAAGCTGACAATGGCAAGGTTTCCATGGTCGCTACCGACGGTCACCGCATGGGCCGTGCAAGCATCGACCAGGAAGGCGCTACTCTCGCTAGCGGCATTATCATCCAGCCCAAGGTTCTGCAGCAGATCCTGCGCATTGCCAAGAGCGAAGATATCATCGAAATTCGCACTACCGAAACCCATGTGCTGTTCAGCACCGGTTCTACCCAGATCATTTCCAAGCTGTACGAAGGACCGTATCCTAACTACCGCAATGTGATCCCCCAGAACTTTGAACGTACCGTGCAGGCCAACTGCGCCGAACTTCAGGGTAAGGTCAAGAGCATTCTCCCCATGGCTAATCCCCGCACTCACCAGATCCGTCTGCACATGAACGGCAACGTCATGGAACTTTCTGCAACTGACCCGGATGTTGGTGGCGAATGCCGCGAAGCACTGGCCATTACTCACAATGGCGAAGGCAACTTCAGCATGGGCTTTGACGGTCGTTACTTCTCCGAAATCCTCGGCATGTGCAAGAGCGAAGAAGTTATCCTCAAGATGAACAGCCCTCTTGGCGCCTGCATTATCGAACCGGTCGGTGAAGACCTGAACTATAGCTTCCTCCTGATGCCGTCTCGTCTGGTTGACTAAGGCTTAGACATTAGGAACTGCAATAAGAAAGGACTCGCGAAAGCGAGTCCTTCTTTTTTTATAGGTATGCGGAAATTATTTACGTTTAATTTATCTATATCAATAAGTATAAACTAAACGAGTTTTTCTGCTTCGCCTTCGGCGTACTTTCCGTAAAGCATGGCAATGACGTCCTTCTTGGGAACCTTCTGCTTGGTCTCCTTGAGGCTTACGTGGAGGCGGTCCAGCATGGCCTTGTCGATTTCCTTCCAGTACTGATTGTTTTCGGTCAGCGTCCAAAGCTTGTCTCCATCGTCGCTGGTGGAGACGGTTACCAGCTTTGCCTTGAAGAATGTTCCCAGGGCGCGGTTGATGTAACTGCTTGTGGTGCCGGGGATGTTCATGGCGACGATTTCTTCTACCAGCATTTGCTTGCTCATGGGAACGAAGGAGCTCAGGTCGCAGGCGGCCACGTAGATTTTCTTAAGCATGTTCTTGGGGAAGATGTCCCAGCCCTTGCGCTTGAGTGCCTTGGCCAGAACCATCTGGGCGTCTTCTTCCACAGAGACTTTCTGCTCGGCGAGAGATACGGTGAAGGATCCGCCGCCGATGTCGTTGATTTGTACGAAGTCTGCCGACTTGACGAAGTCCATGAAGTTCTTGAATCCCAGACGCTTTTCGTTGAAGGCGTTGTCGATGCCCAGCATTTTCGGCTTGACGGCGGCAAGGGGCAGCGGGCCGTCTTCCTTCTGCAGGATGTCGCGGAGCATTTCCATGGAGTCGATCTTTTCGGACACGATAAGGCTGCTTCTGTCCTTGGCGTTTTCTTCTTCATCTTCGTCCACGGGGGCGGCCGTGGCGTCGTCGGTGTAAACGTAGCGGGAACAGGAATTCTTGACGCACTCGCTTAGAGGGGACTTGGGACCGACGCCGATGACTTCCTTGCCTTGTTCGCGGAGTTTGCGGAACAGGGGCGAAAAGTCGGAATCGCCGGTGGCCAGCACGATCCACTGCACCTGGGAATCCAGGGCCACTTCCATGGTGTCTACGGTCATCTTGATGTCGGTGGAATTCTTTCCGCTGACAGGATGGAAGGTGTGGACAAGCTCGAAACCGTTTTCGTTCAATGCGGATTGCAGAGGCATCAGCTGGGGGCTAGACCACTTGCCGTAAGCCTTACGCACAACGATTTGCCCCAGGGGCAGCAGTTCGTCCATTAAGGACTGCACGCCATTGTTTCTTACCCAGTTGGTCAGGTTCTCTGCATCAATAAAAATTGCAATATGGTTCATAACGGCACTAATATATATATTGTGAACCATGAGTCCGAAGGTGCCGCAAAAGAACTGCAAGCTACTGCGCAAGATTATGAGCGTTGTGGCCCTTGCGGTGTGCGGTATTGGTCCAGCCGCCTTCGCTTTAGAGAATGATGAGGATCATTTTCAGCGATTTTCTGCCCTTCCCATATTAGGTTATTCGGAAGAAACCAAACTGCAGTATGGTGCCATGGCGCTTCTGTTCTTTAAGCCCAACGAACCTGGTGGTAAGGTCCAGGAAATCGATATTACGGCATACGGTTCTACCCGAAAGCAGTTCCAGTTTCTGATGGTTCCCTATTTCTATCTGTACCACGACAGGATTAGCGGTATCGTAGACTTCAGGTATCAGAACTGGGTAGGCAGTTACTTCGGCATGGGGAACGATGTGGACTTCGACAAGTACATCGGCTTCGATCGAGAACGTCTGCATTTTTCTACGGAATTGAAGTCTTCCATAGGGTTGCCCCGGTCGTTCAATTATGGTGTGAAGGTTATTGCAGAAAGGTCGTCTACCGATTTTAATGACTGCACCAAGGATCGCTGTGCCGATATGGACTTACCGGATTTGCATAATGGTTGGCGGAATGGGGGCGGCTATATTCTTAGTTACGACACCCGCGACAATTTGAACTGGACCCGGAGCGGTTTCCTTGTTCGCTGGCAGCAGATGTTCTACAGCGACTGGCTAGGGGATTATGACTTCGGTGTTCAGGATCTGGACCTCCGTGGGTACACGCCCTTGTTCTGGAATATCTCCGTGGCGACGGCAGCCCTCTGGCAAAGGGCTAGCGGGGATGTTCCCTTTGACATGCTATCTGGCCCTGATGGAACGAAACGCTTTCGCGGTGTAGAGAGCTTGTTTTTTCGCGATAACCAGAGTCTGATTTTACAGGCGGAACTTCGTAAATATTTAGGTTGGCGCCTGGCCGGTGATATCTTTTTTGAAGGGGCCAAGGTGGGTGACCACTTTGGCGAACTTCTACGGAATCGGTGGCATCAGGCTGTTGGGTTTGGAGGGATGCTGGCCCTTAACTTGAAGGAACGGCTTTACGCCCGTGGTGAGATTTCCTGGGTGGACTACGAGAAGTTCGGCATGACTGTTTATATCCGGTCTGCGTTCTAGTTCCCGAGGTTTAAACAAAAAATAGGCCCCGCAGGGCGGAAGTAAAAATGCGGCTGCGCCCCGAAGGTCGGATATGAAAAAGTGGTTGCGCCCCGAAGGTCGGGTATGAAAAAGTGGTTGCGCCCCGAAGGTCGCAACCACCATTTTTGAGATAGAATATCTGTGGATTCAGGAATTAGTCCTGAATGCGAGTCCAGTTCAGCACGCCCTTCTTCATGAGGTAGCAGTAACCGGCTTCGAGAATCACCAGGAAGGCGAGAAGAACAAAGAGCAATTCCCAACCACCAGCCAGGAACTGGATGGTCCAGGGGTAGAGGAATGCAACTTCGAGGTCGAACACCAGGAACAGCATTGCCACCATGTAGTACTTGACCGGGTAGCGTTCGCTGGAGGTGCCGGATACATGGGCGATACCACATTCATAGGAGGTACCCTTGATGGCGGTTTCCTTGATTTTGCCCGGATGCAGAAGCCAGTTGGCAACCAAGAGGACAGTGGGGATGCAGAGGGCCAAAATGACCAGGATGGTCATGGCAAAAGTGGTGTCGAAAATTTCAACGTTCGTCATAGTGAGCACAAAGATAGTAAAAAACTTTTTGCTGTTTAGGTATGGTTTTGTAAACTATATTTGAGCCTATGAAAAAGATCACTGCATTATTGGGATTTGTGGGTGTAGTGAGCATGATTTCGGCTTGTTCCGATACCATCTCAGACGTTGATGTGATAATTGCTGAGCAGGATAGCTCTATTTCCAGCGATTCTAACGCCCCTCAGGGTGACGCTCCTGCATCATCGTCTTCTAAGAAGGATTCTGGGGTACAGGCTGAAGTCAAGTCTAGTGGTTCTGTCGTAACAGATACTGTCAACAAGACTGTGTATTTGTCTTCTGCCAGCAATTATGAGACCCCCTACATTAGTAGCGGTGTTTTCTGCTGGAGCGAAAAGTGCGAAGCGGCTGCGGTTACCTCCAGCGCTAGCATGGAAACCATCGTTATTGGAGTCTCTTCCGAGGCGGAAGTGTGGCCCAACGTAACAGAAACTCAGATGGTTGACCTGCGAGACAACAAGACCTACGCCTTGAAGACTATCGCCGGTGTTCATTGGATGACCCAGAACCTGAATTACGAAACCAAGGCCAATAGTTTCTGCCCCACTAAGGACGGTGCTGATATGTGTGCCAAGTATGGCAGGTATTATACCTATGCCGCAGCATTGTCCGCCTGCCCCACTGGATGGAGACTTCCTACCGAGGCAGAAGTTCTCGCGCTGGATAATGCTGTAGAACATGAATGGTGGTCCATTGGCGGCCGTGTGAACGTTGAAGAAGGCAATAGCTTTGGAAATGAAGGTGACCAGGGATATATCTGGTACGAAGATAACGGAACCAACAATTCCTATCGTATCAAGAACTATTCTGGCGATAGACCTCACGAAGTCCAGCATGTGGGTGGCGATACTCGTGCCTACAACGTTCGCTGTGTAGAAAACAAGTAAGACTTTCTTGGAACTGTAAGAGAGTTCGCGGTTGTAATCGCGGGCTCTTTTTTTATGGCTGGCTTCTTGCTGTTCCGTCAGCGCAAAAAAGACCGCGCGAAATAAATCGCGCGGTCCTTTTGGTTTGGTTGGTTTGGAGGGATTTCTTTTTGTCTGGAGTTACGGCCTTGTTCGGCGGACTCCCCAGAGCTTGTCGCGGGTCTGGTTCAGTATGGTCTTGCCGTTGACTTCTATTCTTAATTCCAGTCGTCCGATGTAGACGCCGGTTCCGACCAGTCTGCCGGTTCTGTCGCGCATGTTCCATGCCAGGAAGAGGCGTTCCCCTTCGTGGTCTAGGCAGGAACCATTGATTCAGATGTTCTGCGTTACGGCACTTTCCTTTCCAGTCAAAATTCTCATTTCGGACGGGGACACCGTTCTTTCCCAGTTTGCGTTCCACCATGCCTTCCAGCACCTGGTCGAGACTGGCGGTGTAGTCAATGAGATTGCGGTCTTCTTCGGTGTAGTCCCTCTTGGACATGGGGGAATTGGGCCAGCAGAGGTTTACGTTGTCGCCGCCGAAGTCTGCGCTGGTTCCCACGCCGCCGAATGTGTCGGTGCAGTGGTCCGCGCCGTCGCCCAGGTTGCAGAGGCTTTCGTCGCGGGTGGTGGGCCTGAATTTCTTGTGGTTGTCGCGGCTGCCGTCATACCAGTCGAACATCATGACGGGGAGTTTTCTGGTGGGGCAATCTCCCAGGATGCCTGGGTATTGGGTAAAGAGGGCGGGTGCGTCTGCCTTATAGGCGCGAATCCAGAGGGTGTCGCCTTCGGCCGCCAGACTGTCCAGGCTGATTTCGTTTTCGGTGCCGGGGGCTTTAGAA
Above is a window of Fibrobacter sp. UWH6 DNA encoding:
- a CDS encoding HAD family hydrolase, with protein sequence MANSAFEQNIIAMVWDCDKTLISSYMQEPLFRHFNVDGAKFWQEVNALKSHYAAQGISVNSDTSYLNHILTYVKAGLFKGLSNKMLRSFGKELAFYPGLPDFFGEIKKLIEEDPKYKAFDIRLEHYVVSTGFAETIRGSAIAPFVDGIFGCEFIEEVLQPGFLDAKDAAGNVPNANEVSANEISQIASALDNTSKTRYIFEINKGSNKYPETIDVNSSIAREVRRVPFQNMVYIADGPSDVPAFSILNNNGGSTFAVYPKGDVKGMRQVDALRRDGRVQMYGEADYSEATTSWLWLTEKARAIADKIVATKQAAIKNSAGAPPTHLQ
- a CDS encoding M23 family metallopeptidase, which codes for MKKLEIHVFPSKTTSGKSYSVSLLGAILSVLSVCAAVAGFIMFSPVRIMDNITSGNVTNVYRQNAAIEKELVAVRASVDSSILKAEETRLLRDSTLKMGGLGFTLETTSDEERAARKRKSLMELETTFRKLLNALENDSALAAKLPVLHPMKGEHAVKKRFEMAYDPFTDRQLPHRGIDYVAVEGDTVYATGAGAVMEVRNHRGFGLSMKIEHVKGVRSFYAHLGKSLVPQGSFVKRGQPIALIGESGRETSLGLHYEIRLSGNSINPESFFITK
- the dnaN gene encoding DNA polymerase III subunit beta codes for the protein MKFDIKKSDLQEALQTAITAIPNKSTLQILNNYSLRLEGNILEICATDLNLGVRTKLEVNGERDGEVVINARKFSDLIKALSDPAIETISIDVQDYLARIKWSERGQASIMGFDAGDFPPFPEVEGDSLNFAASELAFLVEKTAFATSNDSVRMNLNGVFFEADNGKVSMVATDGHRMGRASIDQEGATLASGIIIQPKVLQQILRIAKSEDIIEIRTTETHVLFSTGSTQIISKLYEGPYPNYRNVIPQNFERTVQANCAELQGKVKSILPMANPRTHQIRLHMNGNVMELSATDPDVGGECREALAITHNGEGNFSMGFDGRYFSEILGMCKSEEVILKMNSPLGACIIEPVGEDLNYSFLLMPSRLVD
- a CDS encoding NYN domain-containing protein, which gives rise to MNHIAIFIDAENLTNWVRNNGVQSLMDELLPLGQIVVRKAYGKWSSPQLMPLQSALNENGFELVHTFHPVSGKNSTDIKMTVDTMEVALDSQVQWIVLATGDSDFSPLFRKLREQGKEVIGVGPKSPLSECVKNSCSRYVYTDDATAAPVDEDEEENAKDRSSLIVSEKIDSMEMLRDILQKEDGPLPLAAVKPKMLGIDNAFNEKRLGFKNFMDFVKSADFVQINDIGGGSFTVSLAEQKVSVEEDAQMVLAKALKRKGWDIFPKNMLKKIYVAACDLSSFVPMSKQMLVEEIVAMNIPGTTSSYINRALGTFFKAKLVTVSTSDDGDKLWTLTENNQYWKEIDKAMLDRLHVSLKETKQKVPKKDVIAMLYGKYAEGEAEKLV
- a CDS encoding BamA/TamA family outer membrane protein, whose translation is MSPKVPQKNCKLLRKIMSVVALAVCGIGPAAFALENDEDHFQRFSALPILGYSEETKLQYGAMALLFFKPNEPGGKVQEIDITAYGSTRKQFQFLMVPYFYLYHDRISGIVDFRYQNWVGSYFGMGNDVDFDKYIGFDRERLHFSTELKSSIGLPRSFNYGVKVIAERSSTDFNDCTKDRCADMDLPDLHNGWRNGGGYILSYDTRDNLNWTRSGFLVRWQQMFYSDWLGDYDFGVQDLDLRGYTPLFWNISVATAALWQRASGDVPFDMLSGPDGTKRFRGVESLFFRDNQSLILQAELRKYLGWRLAGDIFFEGAKVGDHFGELLRNRWHQAVGFGGMLALNLKERLYARGEISWVDYEKFGMTVYIRSAF
- a CDS encoding NADH-quinone oxidoreductase subunit A, whose amino-acid sequence is MTNVEIFDTTFAMTILVILALCIPTVLLVANWLLHPGKIKETAIKGTSYECGIAHVSGTSSERYPVKYYMVAMLFLVFDLEVAFLYPWTIQFLAGGWELLFVLLAFLVILEAGYCYLMKKGVLNWTRIQD
- a CDS encoding FISUMP domain-containing protein, producing MKKITALLGFVGVVSMISACSDTISDVDVIIAEQDSSISSDSNAPQGDAPASSSSKKDSGVQAEVKSSGSVVTDTVNKTVYLSSASNYETPYISSGVFCWSEKCEAAAVTSSASMETIVIGVSSEAEVWPNVTETQMVDLRDNKTYALKTIAGVHWMTQNLNYETKANSFCPTKDGADMCAKYGRYYTYAAALSACPTGWRLPTEAEVLALDNAVEHEWWSIGGRVNVEEGNSFGNEGDQGYIWYEDNGTNNSYRIKNYSGDRPHEVQHVGGDTRAYNVRCVENK